The proteins below are encoded in one region of Bifidobacterium dentium JCM 1195 = DSM 20436:
- a CDS encoding sensor histidine kinase, with the protein MTGITNALPDIPRVYTGICEWLACMVYIAVLYRRASPRRTTIAAMTGLVLLIAVQYFDGLLPIWFWIVGMTLAFGCMYATILFGAGAGKRESLYITARAFVLGELVASLHWQIVTFAGMRDNTLDFDWRSILSLTGTYAICFGLAWLVERGNFSQTAPTLPTTSAAIATVAITVVTFAMSNLSFVSTNTPFSGSVGQEVFYIRTLVDFCGFAILYAQQEQVRRIEANTELASINAQLESQHQEYLQSKENIESLGRLAHDLKHQITALRAQVDPEHAAVGFEQLEKSVQRYSAQQHTGNPVLDVILTTKERTCADRGITFTAVADGSLLNNMSSMDIASLFGNALDNAIEATSKLPNADQRLIKLALYAQNQFTVIRIENYYDSRLKKDADGNLRTTKRDDRHRHGFGVKSIRHIAQQYGGEVTIRTEDHWFVLTVLIPRRTGLMAM; encoded by the coding sequence ATGACCGGCATCACCAACGCTTTGCCTGACATTCCCCGCGTATATACGGGAATTTGCGAGTGGCTGGCCTGCATGGTCTATATCGCCGTGCTATATCGTCGCGCATCACCTCGCCGTACGACAATCGCCGCCATGACAGGCTTGGTACTGCTGATTGCGGTGCAGTATTTCGACGGCCTGCTGCCGATCTGGTTTTGGATCGTCGGCATGACGTTGGCGTTCGGATGCATGTATGCGACGATTCTGTTCGGCGCCGGCGCCGGCAAACGTGAAAGCCTGTATATCACGGCCCGCGCCTTCGTGTTGGGAGAGCTGGTCGCGTCGTTGCATTGGCAGATCGTGACTTTTGCCGGCATGCGTGACAACACGTTGGATTTCGATTGGCGGTCGATCCTTTCGCTGACAGGCACTTATGCGATCTGCTTCGGATTGGCTTGGCTAGTGGAACGCGGTAATTTCAGTCAGACCGCACCGACATTGCCGACGACTTCCGCCGCGATTGCGACGGTGGCCATCACCGTGGTCACGTTCGCCATGAGCAACCTGAGTTTCGTTTCGACGAACACCCCATTCTCCGGCTCCGTAGGCCAGGAGGTCTTCTATATCCGCACTTTGGTGGATTTCTGCGGTTTTGCGATTCTGTATGCGCAACAGGAGCAGGTACGGCGCATCGAGGCGAACACGGAGCTCGCATCGATCAACGCGCAGCTGGAAAGCCAGCATCAGGAGTATCTGCAGTCCAAGGAAAATATCGAATCGTTGGGCCGTCTTGCGCATGATCTGAAGCATCAGATCACGGCACTGCGCGCACAGGTCGATCCGGAGCATGCGGCCGTAGGATTCGAACAGTTGGAAAAATCGGTACAGCGATACAGTGCGCAGCAGCATACCGGCAATCCCGTGCTGGACGTCATCCTGACCACGAAGGAGCGTACTTGCGCCGACCGCGGCATCACGTTCACCGCCGTCGCTGACGGCTCGCTGCTGAACAACATGTCGTCGATGGATATCGCATCACTGTTCGGCAATGCGCTCGACAATGCAATCGAAGCGACGTCGAAACTGCCGAACGCCGACCAACGTCTCATCAAACTGGCGCTATATGCGCAGAATCAATTCACAGTGATACGTATCGAGAATTATTACGATTCCCGACTCAAGAAGGATGCGGACGGCAACCTGCGCACCACGAAGCGAGACGACCGACACAGACATGGTTTCGGCGTGAAGTCGATCCGGCACATTGCACAGCAGTATGGCGGCGAGGTGACGATCCGCACCGAAGACCACTGGTTCGTGTTGACCGTGCTCATTCCACGCCGCACCGGTCTCATGGCCATGTAA
- a CDS encoding HTH domain-containing protein: protein MAHRTFTEQEIEYLEALPAVAHASASRIVYSHEFQLYCMHRYLHGEKPSVIFASVGLPSRLIGYKRIERAINRWKRDSNLMREAKMRQETTDFSADLRNTMIQDNYEKIRMLNERLTLLERQLEALQAVRKDEKP, encoded by the coding sequence ATGGCACACCGCACGTTCACCGAACAGGAAATCGAATACCTCGAGGCGCTACCTGCGGTCGCGCATGCCAGCGCATCACGAATCGTCTATTCACACGAGTTCCAGCTGTATTGCATGCACCGATACCTCCATGGCGAAAAACCTTCCGTAATCTTCGCCAGCGTCGGCCTGCCATCAAGGCTGATCGGCTATAAACGTATCGAACGTGCCATCAACCGCTGGAAACGAGATTCGAACCTGATGCGGGAAGCCAAGATGCGTCAGGAAACAACGGACTTCTCCGCCGACCTGCGCAACACAATGATTCAAGACAATTACGAGAAGATTCGTATGCTCAATGAACGTCTGACGCTTTTGGAGCGGCAACTCGAAGCTTTGCAAGCGGTCCGGAAAGACGAGAAGCCGTAA
- a CDS encoding chloride channel protein, giving the protein MRQASDEEHELERQKPGVKAAETTESQEQSNKVGQSQQPLLGRLPALVAAVIFVGVAIGAAAGLLTLMLYGIERLALGYVESTHESGPFNVPPLRRAISVIVGASVAAIIWWLLRTRSTKVPSVKKAVNGDEMPIWQTVVHVLLQIFIVGTGMSIGREVAPRELGAMFGQRFARWVRLDAKDTRMLVAITAAAGLAGVYNAPLAGTFFAVEILLADVTLETVALAFSCSALASWVASLVKGTHTFYVLGKAEGLFTPDYMAFALVAGLILGMAGALFRRGSQWAEKNKPAGNGILWMMPLAGTLTAIVAIWVPQVMGNGRATAQLSFSSNADLSVIPILLLSFGAKAIVTLLTIRSGASGGVLQPGIALGASGGAVLGILWMQIFHTNSIGMYALLGACALLAASQQAPLMAICLVMELADAPINLFVPIGFAVAVSAFTASRLSGPLAKLRVAAPKASDVH; this is encoded by the coding sequence GTGCGGCAGGCATCCGATGAGGAACATGAGCTCGAGCGGCAAAAGCCGGGCGTGAAAGCAGCGGAAACAACGGAATCGCAGGAACAATCCAACAAAGTCGGACAATCGCAACAACCGCTACTCGGCCGGCTCCCGGCACTGGTCGCGGCGGTAATCTTCGTCGGCGTCGCCATCGGCGCGGCCGCCGGTCTGTTGACGCTCATGCTGTACGGCATCGAGCGTCTTGCGCTTGGCTATGTGGAGAGCACGCATGAATCCGGTCCGTTTAACGTGCCGCCATTGCGCCGTGCGATTTCCGTCATCGTCGGCGCGAGCGTCGCCGCCATCATCTGGTGGCTGCTGCGCACACGCAGCACAAAGGTGCCATCCGTCAAAAAAGCCGTGAATGGCGATGAGATGCCGATCTGGCAGACCGTCGTGCACGTGCTGCTGCAAATTTTCATCGTCGGCACAGGCATGTCGATCGGTCGAGAGGTCGCCCCACGTGAACTTGGCGCCATGTTCGGCCAGCGTTTCGCCCGCTGGGTACGCCTTGACGCGAAAGACACGCGCATGCTGGTCGCCATTACCGCGGCCGCCGGTCTGGCCGGCGTCTATAACGCGCCGCTCGCCGGCACGTTCTTCGCGGTGGAGATTCTGCTTGCCGACGTGACGTTGGAAACGGTCGCACTTGCCTTTTCCTGTTCCGCACTCGCCTCATGGGTGGCGTCGCTCGTCAAAGGCACTCACACGTTTTACGTACTCGGCAAGGCCGAGGGCCTGTTCACGCCGGATTATATGGCGTTCGCACTCGTTGCGGGCCTGATTCTCGGTATGGCCGGTGCATTGTTCCGTCGCGGCTCGCAGTGGGCCGAGAAGAACAAGCCAGCCGGTAACGGGATCCTATGGATGATGCCGTTGGCTGGCACGCTTACTGCCATCGTGGCGATTTGGGTGCCGCAGGTCATGGGTAACGGTCGCGCCACGGCACAGTTGAGCTTCTCCAGTAATGCCGATTTGTCCGTCATTCCGATTCTGCTACTGTCTTTTGGCGCCAAAGCGATCGTCACATTGCTGACGATTCGTTCCGGCGCCTCTGGCGGCGTACTGCAACCGGGCATCGCATTGGGCGCTTCCGGTGGTGCGGTGCTTGGCATTCTATGGATGCAGATATTCCACACGAACTCAATCGGCATGTATGCGCTACTGGGCGCGTGCGCATTGCTGGCGGCCTCGCAGCAGGCTCCGCTAATGGCCATCTGCCTGGTGATGGAGCTTGCAGATGCCCCGATTAACCTGTTCGTGCCGATAGGCTTCGCCGTCGCCGTCAGCGCCTTTACGGCTTCTCGTCTTTCCGGACCGCTTGCAAAGCTTCGAGTTGCCGCTCCAAAAGCGTCAGACGTTCATTGA
- a CDS encoding AtzH-like domain-containing protein — MICHSQRDVPRELMDAVERYEDALMRNATDILAELFADDPSGLPVTRADNAGLLNGHQQITEYRAQRGTAPSRVLRSRSYRMLANCAATVVATFDKDSGGVVTQTQVWQLIDGSWKIVSAHLTYPVPAMDSRIWRVVGSPLKQGARTESSTDLPLRGLSVAVKDLYGVEGYAIGAGSEAFLAEGIPQQHNSWPVQRLLDAGADVLGISRTDEFAYSLAGTNAHYGTPPNPQAPGRISGGSSSGSASATALGQVDIGLGSDTGGSVRVPSSYQHLWGIRTTCGSVPMEGVLPLSQSFDTVGWMTRTPDLLEKVAKVLITQESGVESALSGKVIWSEELMSSTNIDVSAGLHAWISRLEESARNATDVSLEQIRLDGILGPRFEGEGPDRLSDWLSSYKIVQGYEAWRNHGTWLARHWNTLGADIESRFRTASELTAENYRNAREHMDFWKTNVRSILGQSVLLVPSTSSVAPKITDSAIGGTSIEDERTATMRLTCIAGLTGLPAVNIPIRTEDGLPCGICAVGPAGSDTELIAFARRLSELAA; from the coding sequence ATGATATGTCACAGCCAGAGGGATGTTCCTCGGGAACTCATGGATGCGGTGGAGCGATATGAGGATGCGTTGATGCGTAATGCGACGGACATTCTTGCGGAATTATTCGCGGACGATCCGTCCGGATTGCCTGTGACTCGTGCCGATAATGCAGGTTTGCTGAATGGACATCAGCAGATTACCGAATATCGTGCGCAACGTGGAACGGCACCAAGTCGGGTTCTGCGTTCCCGTTCATACCGTATGCTTGCGAACTGTGCCGCGACTGTTGTTGCCACGTTTGATAAAGATTCTGGCGGTGTTGTAACGCAAACGCAGGTGTGGCAGTTGATTGACGGCTCATGGAAGATTGTGTCGGCTCACCTTACTTACCCCGTTCCTGCCATGGATTCCCGAATCTGGCGAGTAGTCGGTAGCCCTCTGAAGCAAGGGGCTCGCACTGAATCTTCGACGGATTTGCCCCTACGAGGATTAAGTGTGGCGGTGAAGGATCTCTATGGTGTGGAAGGATATGCCATAGGGGCTGGAAGTGAGGCCTTTCTGGCGGAAGGGATTCCGCAACAGCATAATTCCTGGCCTGTTCAGCGTCTGCTTGATGCGGGCGCTGATGTGCTAGGCATTTCAAGGACGGATGAGTTTGCCTATTCCCTTGCCGGTACGAATGCCCATTATGGGACTCCGCCGAATCCGCAGGCTCCGGGCCGGATTTCTGGAGGATCTTCATCGGGGTCCGCTTCCGCCACCGCTTTAGGCCAAGTTGATATAGGTTTGGGAAGCGATACGGGAGGTTCGGTGCGTGTGCCTTCCTCTTATCAACACTTATGGGGGATTCGAACCACATGCGGTTCGGTTCCGATGGAAGGCGTTCTTCCGCTCTCCCAGTCATTCGATACCGTGGGATGGATGACCAGAACCCCTGATTTGCTGGAGAAGGTCGCAAAGGTCCTGATAACACAGGAATCTGGTGTGGAATCAGCACTATCTGGGAAAGTTATCTGGTCTGAAGAGTTGATGTCATCCACAAACATCGATGTATCGGCAGGTTTGCATGCATGGATCAGTCGGCTGGAAGAGTCTGCCCGGAATGCAACGGATGTGAGTCTAGAACAAATTCGTCTCGATGGCATCCTAGGGCCACGTTTCGAGGGAGAGGGGCCGGACCGACTGTCAGACTGGCTTTCTTCCTACAAAATCGTGCAAGGATACGAGGCGTGGCGGAATCATGGTACTTGGCTTGCACGGCATTGGAACACTTTGGGTGCTGATATTGAGTCTCGCTTCAGAACGGCCAGCGAGCTGACGGCCGAAAACTACCGGAACGCCCGCGAACATATGGACTTTTGGAAGACTAATGTGCGGTCCATATTGGGGCAAAGCGTTTTATTGGTTCCTTCAACTTCCAGTGTTGCCCCGAAAATCACTGATTCGGCGATTGGTGGCACTTCGATTGAAGATGAGAGAACTGCGACGATGCGTCTTACGTGCATCGCAGGTTTGACGGGATTGCCTGCCGTAAACATTCCAATTCGTACGGAAGATGGTCTTCCATGTGGTATTTGCGCAGTCGGCCCCGCCGGAAGCGATACTGAACTAATTGCCTTCGCCCGTAGGCTCAGTGAATTGGCTGCATAA
- a CDS encoding ABC transporter ATP-binding protein, which produces MRIGTIQRHAGMIDIQGVGKQYGNGTYAVKDVDLHIGSGEFVAIVGPSGCGKSTLLRMIAGFENITEGEIKVETRPVTGPGPDRGVVFQDYGLFPWLTVEENIAYGPKEAGYPRPEVERLVDKYINLVGLKLFAKKFPKELSGGMQQRVAIARVLANTPAVMLMDEPFGALDALTREQLQNQLSKIQKELGITVVFVTHSIEEAVYLADRVVVMADGAASGVAGNIKKIESIELEDPRDNTSVAFNRYRREISELIHGKTEKELEHA; this is translated from the coding sequence ATGCGCATTGGAACCATTCAGCGTCATGCCGGCATGATTGACATCCAAGGGGTCGGCAAACAGTATGGCAACGGAACCTATGCGGTCAAAGATGTCGACCTGCATATCGGCTCCGGCGAATTCGTCGCCATTGTTGGGCCGTCCGGTTGCGGTAAGAGCACCCTGCTTCGTATGATTGCGGGCTTTGAAAACATAACCGAGGGCGAGATTAAGGTCGAAACACGACCGGTAACCGGCCCAGGGCCTGACCGAGGCGTCGTATTCCAGGATTATGGTCTTTTCCCTTGGCTAACAGTCGAGGAGAATATCGCCTATGGCCCCAAGGAGGCGGGATATCCACGCCCTGAAGTGGAAAGGCTGGTCGATAAGTACATTAATCTGGTCGGACTCAAGCTTTTCGCCAAGAAATTTCCTAAGGAGCTGTCCGGTGGTATGCAACAGCGCGTGGCGATTGCACGAGTACTGGCGAACACTCCTGCCGTGATGTTGATGGATGAGCCTTTTGGCGCGTTGGATGCTTTGACCCGTGAACAATTGCAGAACCAACTATCGAAGATCCAGAAGGAGTTAGGCATCACGGTGGTATTTGTGACACATAGCATCGAAGAAGCGGTATATCTTGCCGATAGAGTTGTGGTCATGGCCGATGGCGCTGCCAGTGGTGTCGCTGGAAACATCAAGAAGATTGAGAGCATCGAACTGGAAGATCCAAGAGATAACACATCCGTTGCATTCAACCGATATCGTAGGGAGATTTCCGAGCTGATTCACGGTAAGACGGAGAAGGAGTTGGAGCACGCATGA
- a CDS encoding ABC transporter permease: MPRVKKIVPKVLLALPVPVLVVILWSQGVKYGWTLPFDIRLARVPSPTTVMRRIADLAFGGYFDDPYSAMLWKHTYASLVRVFSGFGLAALIGVPLGVLMGRSKIASAMLEPTINLIRPIPVTAWVPLTLIMIGIGDRSTIFLVFLAALFPIILNTVTAVEQVPERLLEAAAMLGTSKGKALWKVVFPAALPGIIGGLRVAVGLAWALLVVGEMTGITVGLGAMITEAKNVSKTDLIVAGMFIIGILGFLSDRLIVWIVKLVAHGRPILPTAK, encoded by the coding sequence ATGCCCCGCGTCAAAAAGATTGTCCCGAAAGTACTGCTTGCGTTGCCCGTTCCGGTTCTCGTCGTGATTCTGTGGAGTCAAGGTGTGAAATACGGCTGGACGCTCCCTTTTGACATCCGCTTGGCGCGGGTTCCCTCCCCAACGACAGTGATGAGGCGCATCGCTGACTTAGCGTTTGGCGGTTATTTTGATGATCCGTATTCTGCGATGTTGTGGAAGCATACGTATGCCAGTTTGGTACGTGTGTTTAGCGGCTTTGGCCTAGCTGCGCTCATCGGTGTTCCGTTGGGTGTGTTGATGGGTCGCTCGAAAATCGCTTCGGCGATGTTGGAGCCGACTATCAACCTGATTCGTCCGATTCCGGTCACGGCTTGGGTACCGTTGACGCTCATCATGATCGGCATTGGAGATCGTTCCACAATTTTCCTCGTTTTCCTTGCTGCTCTGTTTCCCATCATCCTGAATACCGTCACCGCTGTGGAACAGGTTCCGGAACGTCTTCTGGAGGCGGCTGCAATGCTCGGCACGTCAAAGGGAAAGGCGCTATGGAAAGTGGTGTTTCCGGCCGCTTTGCCAGGCATTATCGGAGGCTTACGAGTCGCGGTCGGTTTGGCTTGGGCGCTGCTGGTCGTCGGCGAGATGACGGGTATCACGGTCGGTCTGGGTGCCATGATTACGGAGGCCAAGAACGTTTCGAAGACCGACTTGATCGTCGCCGGCATGTTCATCATTGGCATCCTCGGTTTTCTCAGCGATCGACTCATCGTCTGGATCGTCAAACTTGTGGCGCACGGTCGCCCGATCCTACCTACTGCCAAGTGA
- a CDS encoding ABC transporter substrate-binding protein, whose product MNMNMLKKAASIMAVVALSVTGAVGLSGCSTGEPSHDSAAGDSSSKTIRVATQRQPHLFAAYEWSKYVPDGYDVQVVPMDNSNDEKDALLSGDVDFALMGVPTVISQAAQDGGIKVIAGGADGGSGLMAQSDITSVKQLKDKKIGYVPNSSQEMALRLLLKSEGLDPDSDVEMVNIGYSEMSEALERGDVDAFAGAEMGVSLAKLAGASEIDSIYNTEIGKVNIALAASSEVIDGNPDLVKVAIEAHKKATESLSKDKATWKSGVMKQFTFDSDALDKALDNMWLHWDLSADYQKQCKELANQMVEIGSIEAAPDASKYLDDQFVK is encoded by the coding sequence ATGAATATGAACATGTTGAAAAAAGCCGCATCCATTATGGCTGTAGTGGCACTTTCCGTCACCGGAGCCGTTGGCCTGTCAGGATGCAGCACCGGAGAGCCAAGCCACGATTCCGCAGCTGGTGATTCATCCTCCAAAACTATCCGCGTAGCTACCCAACGCCAGCCACACCTGTTCGCCGCGTACGAATGGTCCAAGTACGTTCCCGATGGCTATGACGTTCAAGTTGTGCCGATGGACAACTCTAACGACGAGAAAGATGCCCTTCTTTCCGGAGATGTGGACTTCGCCCTGATGGGCGTCCCCACCGTCATCTCACAGGCTGCACAGGATGGCGGCATTAAGGTCATCGCTGGCGGCGCCGATGGAGGCTCTGGACTCATGGCTCAAAGTGATATCACTTCCGTAAAGCAGCTCAAAGACAAGAAAATCGGATATGTACCAAATTCCTCCCAAGAAATGGCTTTGCGTCTGCTCCTCAAATCCGAAGGACTTGATCCTGACTCTGATGTCGAAATGGTGAATATTGGCTACTCCGAGATGTCCGAAGCTTTGGAAAGAGGTGACGTTGACGCCTTCGCGGGCGCAGAAATGGGTGTCTCCCTTGCCAAACTTGCCGGAGCGAGTGAAATCGACTCCATCTATAACACTGAGATCGGCAAGGTCAATATCGCGCTTGCGGCCAGCAGCGAGGTGATTGATGGCAATCCCGATTTAGTGAAGGTCGCCATCGAAGCACATAAGAAGGCCACGGAGTCGCTGTCCAAGGATAAGGCCACTTGGAAGTCAGGAGTGATGAAGCAGTTCACTTTTGACTCTGACGCCCTCGATAAGGCGCTTGACAATATGTGGTTGCACTGGGATCTCAGTGCCGATTATCAAAAGCAGTGCAAGGAGCTTGCCAATCAGATGGTCGAGATTGGCTCCATCGAGGCTGCGCCAGATGCGTCCAAGTATCTCGACGACCAGTTCGTCAAGTAA
- a CDS encoding acetamidase/formamidase family protein: MKDTKAFGPLLQGLGPDEAARLSDRYVPASVQNTFWGVLPSRSDRPVLTIESGESIVIDTVSHEGIMPDQGSDPITYFGAYGLDRSELLDDTVAIPACKTRNMTDGSHVITGPIEVVGARPGDLLMVTVEKLERRAPYGVISTRHGRGVMTDTALEGDYGTLCKVISVHGEAYGQLVPEGMDFHDQALDNCSYPSFPLHPFIGIMGVAPDTDAHLCSIPPYDFGGNIDVNDMTEGSVLFLPIQVEGAKFFVGDPHYAQGDGEVSLTALEAPLRATLTLSVIPQQQADALFGERKGPFGYAHGRLLALGLHEDLDEALRRSVDYSVSLLSSLFHLPAKVIYLYLSAAADFDVSQAVDLVRGVHSRILLSHFEGSAAQDFVNFVTETMR, encoded by the coding sequence ATGAAGGATACGAAGGCTTTCGGACCGCTGTTGCAAGGGCTAGGGCCCGATGAGGCAGCGAGGCTGTCCGACCGCTATGTTCCCGCATCCGTGCAGAACACGTTTTGGGGTGTTCTCCCTTCTCGTTCCGACCGGCCGGTGCTGACCATAGAATCAGGTGAAAGCATCGTGATAGATACTGTCAGCCACGAAGGCATCATGCCGGATCAGGGCTCGGATCCAATCACTTATTTCGGCGCCTACGGTCTTGATCGTAGCGAATTGCTCGACGATACCGTTGCTATCCCAGCATGCAAAACACGAAATATGACGGATGGTTCGCACGTAATCACCGGACCAATCGAAGTTGTCGGAGCTCGCCCCGGAGACCTGCTCATGGTTACCGTTGAAAAGTTGGAACGACGCGCTCCGTATGGAGTCATCTCAACCCGGCATGGCCGTGGAGTGATGACAGACACCGCATTGGAAGGTGACTACGGCACACTGTGCAAAGTAATCTCTGTGCATGGCGAAGCATACGGGCAACTAGTCCCTGAAGGCATGGACTTCCACGACCAGGCGTTGGACAACTGCAGTTATCCAAGCTTCCCTTTGCATCCTTTCATCGGCATTATGGGTGTTGCTCCGGATACGGACGCACATCTGTGCTCAATTCCCCCATATGATTTCGGGGGAAATATTGACGTCAATGACATGACCGAAGGTAGCGTACTCTTTCTACCCATCCAGGTTGAAGGTGCGAAATTCTTCGTGGGGGACCCGCATTACGCTCAAGGCGACGGAGAAGTGTCTCTGACTGCACTAGAGGCACCTCTTCGCGCGACATTAACCCTTTCCGTCATTCCGCAACAGCAAGCGGATGCGCTGTTTGGCGAACGGAAGGGACCATTTGGCTACGCGCATGGCAGACTCTTGGCCCTTGGCTTGCATGAGGATCTCGACGAGGCGCTACGCCGTAGCGTCGATTACTCCGTCAGCTTGCTTTCGTCACTATTCCATCTCCCCGCAAAGGTCATTTACCTGTATCTGTCTGCGGCAGCTGACTTTGACGTCTCTCAAGCTGTCGATCTAGTGCGAGGGGTGCATTCGCGGATTCTTCTCTCGCATTTTGAGGGATCCGCTGCTCAAGATTTCGTAAATTTTGTTACAGAAACGATGAGATGA
- a CDS encoding FadR/GntR family transcriptional regulator yields the protein MRTEQADTNTSRNSMQASIPPLALVSRNISAQIADHLENLIMTGTLVPGTRLPTERSLAEEFKVSRTSVREALSELESKHLIERVQGRGSTILDPMSNTRKLATMLEASDMELQNATELRESVEPHIAALAAERALPTHVAALESILEKETDESLSQEKSMKLDIQFHLLLAHATGNKLLLTVLQFAFKCTEHVRERSHQTATGRRISHLGHQLIFEAVTAHNTEGAEHAMKRHLADVHDVSALAS from the coding sequence ATGCGAACCGAGCAAGCAGATACAAACACTTCTAGAAACTCCATGCAGGCCTCAATACCGCCGCTCGCATTGGTTAGTCGAAATATCAGCGCGCAAATAGCCGACCATCTGGAGAACCTCATCATGACCGGCACTCTGGTTCCGGGAACACGGCTGCCTACCGAACGTAGCCTCGCAGAGGAATTCAAAGTATCTCGGACTTCCGTGCGCGAAGCGTTGTCCGAACTGGAATCGAAACATCTTATTGAACGGGTTCAGGGACGCGGTAGTACCATTCTGGACCCCATGTCGAACACTAGGAAACTGGCCACGATGCTGGAGGCCTCAGACATGGAGCTTCAGAATGCCACGGAATTGCGAGAATCGGTCGAACCTCACATCGCCGCCTTGGCAGCCGAACGAGCCTTACCAACTCATGTTGCGGCCTTGGAAAGTATTCTCGAAAAAGAGACCGACGAATCTCTCAGTCAAGAAAAATCGATGAAACTCGACATCCAATTCCACCTACTGCTCGCCCATGCCACTGGCAACAAACTACTGCTCACAGTGCTGCAGTTCGCCTTCAAGTGCACCGAACATGTCCGCGAACGTTCCCACCAGACCGCCACCGGCAGACGGATCTCTCATCTGGGACACCAGTTGATCTTCGAGGCGGTTACCGCACACAACACTGAGGGTGCCGAACACGCTATGAAAAGACACCTTGCCGACGTACACGACGTCAGCGCCCTTGCCAGCTGA
- a CDS encoding sugar O-acetyltransferase, giving the protein MTVPQRVLDIMNSGEVYAFDDPEILQAQADQMELLYEFNASRPSEPEHRRAIAEKLLGGYEEGAWIEPPLHANWGCNTYFGRNAYANFNLTLVDDGEVHIGEKVMIGPNVTITTTGHPIRPDLRERATQYSLPVTIGRNVWIGANVTILPGVTIGENSVIGACSLVTRDIPANVVAYGQPCKVVREIGEHDDVYYWHDRKINPPFDVLPE; this is encoded by the coding sequence ATGACCGTACCACAACGGGTGTTGGACATCATGAATTCCGGTGAAGTGTATGCCTTCGACGATCCGGAGATCCTGCAGGCGCAGGCTGATCAGATGGAGTTGCTATACGAGTTCAACGCCAGTCGACCGAGCGAGCCGGAACATCGCCGCGCCATCGCGGAAAAACTGCTTGGCGGGTACGAGGAGGGCGCGTGGATCGAGCCGCCGCTGCATGCCAACTGGGGTTGCAACACGTATTTCGGACGTAACGCATATGCAAATTTCAATCTCACGCTTGTCGATGATGGCGAAGTACACATCGGAGAGAAGGTGATGATCGGTCCGAACGTAACCATCACCACCACCGGCCACCCGATTCGTCCGGACCTGCGCGAGCGAGCGACGCAGTATTCGCTGCCGGTCACCATCGGCCGCAACGTATGGATCGGTGCGAACGTGACCATACTGCCGGGTGTGACGATTGGCGAGAATTCAGTGATCGGCGCATGTTCGCTCGTCACCAGGGACATCCCCGCAAACGTGGTGGCGTATGGCCAACCGTGCAAGGTGGTGCGTGAAATCGGCGAACATGACGACGTCTACTATTGGCACGACCGCAAGATCAATCCGCCGTTCGACGTACTGCCGGAGTAG